The genomic DNA TCTTGACCAAAGATggtttgttttatcttttacaaATCAGCAAGTCCATGGTGAGGTatatgaagtggatgagaatgTTCTGAGTGAACTGGACGATCTAGAAAATCACCCAACATGGTATAAGCGTTCAAAATGTGACATTATTACAACCCAAGGAGCAACAGGAATTCAAGTAGGAGATATTGTATCATGCTTTGCCTACTTTTTAACTGACTTCAAAGAGTCATTTTTATCTCAAGATTTTCTTAGTGAATACACCCTGGAGTGTAACCAAGCATACCTTGAATCTGACAAAAGATCCTTGCCCTGTGATGTGATTATCCAGTCCCAAAGAAAATGACCAGGAATTAACTTATCACTGGTTCTGCATTTAATGGCTCATTTAAAGACTTGCAATTCAAGACTAGTCGAAAGACATGTGTTAGAACAACTCttcaccaacagaaaaacataGTATGTCCTCTCTGCTTGTACAAATGATACTGGTCTTCAGATTAAATCTCTGGAAAAGGAACAACTGCCTCACAGTATAGATTTGTCAAGACTAAAGCAAAGTATTGGATGTCAACATTACTTTAAGAGTAAATTTTATCAAGGCTTCTTTTACAAGGTACAAATACAATACAATTCtcataaagaaaattaatattttgaacaCACTTTGTGTTACTGAATGTGCTATACAATCCTATTTCGCTTTATAATAGTTTAAAActcctttttcatttatctaaGTTTTGAAAAGCCACATAACTAAcaatataaattttcaaatatctaTGTCTGATGCCTTGttgggaaaataaaattgaacacTGTGTTAAATTTCAGATtacttaataaaaaat from Pocillopora verrucosa isolate sample1 chromosome 10, ASM3666991v2, whole genome shotgun sequence includes the following:
- the LOC131782340 gene encoding putative gamma-glutamylcyclotransferase CG2811, which codes for MTELIKVFVYGTLKKGFANHYFMQNKKNGVAHFITTGHTKDAFPLVVGTDASIPFMLPVKNQGKQVHGEVYEVDENVLSELDDLENHPTWYKRSKCDIITTQGATGIQVGDIVSCFAYFLTDFKESFLSQDFLSEYTLECNQAYLESDKRSLPCDVIIQSQRK